From one Ignavibacteria bacterium genomic stretch:
- a CDS encoding inositol monophosphatase: MEQTLTSSVEAIIKKAGKILSDGFGTAFSVRNKQGVHNLVTEYDVRVEEFLFTELSNLVPGSGFIGEEGSGSNARNSCTWVVDPLDGTVNFAHGIPIFCVSIAAVIDGHISLGVIHQPIVHELFTAVRGKGAMLNGTPIRVSDTTTLPESMLVTGFPYNVADDPLNCIEQLSAVLRMGIPIRRLGSAALDLAYTAAGRFDGFWEARLNTWDMAAGVLLVTEAGGTVTHYDGIPFVLSDNSIVATNGHIHAALIEHLQTV; the protein is encoded by the coding sequence ATGGAACAGACACTGACTTCATCCGTAGAGGCGATCATCAAAAAGGCGGGCAAGATCCTGAGTGATGGCTTTGGGACAGCATTTTCGGTACGCAACAAGCAGGGAGTGCACAACCTTGTCACCGAGTATGATGTGCGCGTGGAAGAGTTCCTGTTTACCGAGCTCTCAAACCTGGTTCCCGGAAGCGGCTTCATTGGCGAGGAAGGGTCAGGCAGCAATGCCCGGAACTCATGTACCTGGGTTGTTGACCCGCTTGACGGAACGGTGAATTTTGCCCATGGAATACCGATTTTCTGCGTGAGTATTGCTGCGGTTATTGATGGTCATATTTCGCTGGGCGTTATACACCAGCCAATAGTCCATGAATTGTTCACTGCGGTAAGGGGTAAGGGGGCTATGCTAAATGGAACTCCGATCCGGGTATCAGACACAACCACGCTGCCTGAGAGTATGTTGGTTACCGGCTTCCCATACAATGTTGCCGACGATCCGCTGAACTGCATCGAACAGCTATCTGCTGTCCTGCGCATGGGCATTCCCATCCGGCGTCTGGGGTCGGCGGCTCTCGACCTGGCCTACACTGCCGCCGGACGATTCGACGGCTTCTGGGAAGCCAGACTGAATACATGGGATATGGCAGCCGGCGTCCTCCTGGTAACGGAAGCAGGCGGAACGGTTACCCATTACGACGGAATCCCCTTCGTGCTTTCGGATAACAGCATCGTTGCAACGAACGGACACATTCACGCGGCTCTCATTGAACACCTGCAAACTGTATAA
- the dapF gene encoding diaminopimelate epimerase has translation MNSPNPDSWNHMSGAGNTFLVATSTVALRDGLTTDTAGERIPQLLSLYRRADGAAVEGVIVVQPDLDSFSCVFYNPDGSGGMLCGNGARCAVRFACDMDTRVNNTWLPFTLNSRQYMAAIDAVPDGSPTITIKLPPPVSEHVFSPGALRDIPVTVYYVDNGSDHVVVSMTEFGAETLTKALRRHEFFPRGVNVNLIEVDDDNIVNIATFERGVEAITGACGTGAVASAIALWRQGRTSDSVTLRPPSRRLLHVTIEHDGPVITSIRLQGDALYDS, from the coding sequence ATGAACTCACCAAATCCTGATTCCTGGAACCACATGTCGGGTGCCGGCAACACCTTCCTTGTTGCAACGTCCACGGTGGCCCTGCGGGACGGACTCACTACCGATACCGCCGGCGAACGCATCCCGCAACTGCTCAGCCTGTACCGCCGGGCTGACGGGGCCGCCGTTGAAGGCGTGATTGTTGTTCAGCCCGACCTTGATTCATTTAGTTGCGTGTTTTACAATCCTGACGGCTCGGGCGGAATGCTCTGTGGCAATGGTGCCCGATGTGCTGTTCGATTTGCCTGCGATATGGACACCCGCGTAAACAATACCTGGCTGCCGTTTACGCTTAATTCACGCCAATACATGGCAGCTATCGATGCAGTGCCTGACGGCAGCCCCACGATTACTATTAAACTCCCCCCACCGGTATCAGAACACGTATTCTCGCCAGGTGCTCTGCGGGATATCCCCGTTACCGTGTACTACGTTGATAATGGGAGCGACCATGTTGTGGTGAGTATGACCGAGTTTGGTGCGGAAACACTGACAAAAGCTCTGCGCCGCCATGAGTTCTTTCCGCGTGGCGTTAATGTAAACCTGATCGAGGTTGACGACGACAACATTGTAAACATCGCTACGTTTGAACGGGGTGTTGAAGCAATTACCGGTGCATGCGGAACGGGTGCCGTGGCTTCAGCAATAGCGTTGTGGCGACAGGGGCGTACCTCGGACTCCGTTACGCTCAGACCGCCAAGCAGGCGTCTGCTACATGTGACCATCGAACACGATGGCCCCGTAATCACAAGTATCCGCTTACAAGGAGATGCACTCTATGATTCGTAG
- a CDS encoding amidohydrolase, with protein sequence MIRSSVSFSSMVAGSITPDVVYELQQTRRILHQHPELSFQEFKTADYIRKRLETLEIPFRPIAETGTIAYIGSGPKCVGLRADIDALPITEATGLDFASETDGVMHACGHDMHTAMLLGAARVLKGLEQTLPGTVVLVFQPGEEKTPGGASLILAEGGLDNPRPEMMFAQHADPDSPAGVLSFADGAMMASADELTWTVRGRGAHAAQPHKSADPLYAAAGLVHHLQGVFARFRNPLYQTVLTVTSIHGGTAFNVIPETVSMLGTLRSFSQEWRHEAWALLEHHTREYCRLYGCEGEIDINRGYPALVNHPTATQLARSTALHLVGEHHVREFEPKMWAEDFAYYALQIPSCFWMLGVRPHHQDEMPGLHHPQFNPDEGALELGVRMLVSTAITYLHT encoded by the coding sequence ATGATTCGTAGTTCGGTCTCGTTCAGTTCCATGGTTGCCGGCAGTATCACTCCCGATGTAGTGTACGAGCTGCAGCAAACCCGACGAATTCTGCACCAACACCCTGAACTGAGTTTTCAGGAATTCAAGACAGCCGACTATATCCGTAAACGCCTTGAAACCCTTGAAATTCCCTTTAGGCCGATTGCCGAAACAGGCACCATTGCCTATATCGGCAGCGGTCCAAAGTGCGTTGGCCTCAGAGCAGATATCGATGCATTGCCAATTACCGAAGCCACAGGACTTGATTTTGCGTCGGAGACCGATGGAGTGATGCATGCATGCGGACATGACATGCACACTGCCATGTTGCTTGGAGCAGCTCGTGTATTAAAGGGGCTGGAGCAGACGCTTCCCGGAACTGTTGTTCTGGTGTTCCAGCCCGGTGAAGAGAAAACTCCCGGAGGTGCAAGCCTTATCCTTGCCGAGGGTGGCTTGGATAATCCACGACCTGAGATGATGTTTGCCCAGCATGCCGATCCGGACTCACCGGCAGGCGTATTGTCATTTGCAGACGGTGCCATGATGGCTTCAGCCGATGAGCTTACCTGGACGGTGCGAGGTCGCGGAGCCCATGCTGCACAGCCACATAAATCTGCTGACCCGTTGTATGCGGCAGCCGGACTGGTTCATCACCTTCAGGGAGTGTTTGCCCGTTTCCGAAATCCGCTGTATCAAACAGTGCTCACCGTAACATCAATCCATGGTGGCACTGCCTTTAACGTAATACCAGAAACCGTATCCATGCTTGGAACACTGCGGTCCTTTAGTCAGGAATGGCGCCACGAGGCGTGGGCATTGCTGGAGCACCATACACGTGAATACTGCCGGCTGTACGGGTGCGAGGGGGAAATTGACATTAACCGCGGTTATCCTGCATTAGTAAATCATCCGACTGCTACTCAGCTGGCACGCTCTACAGCACTGCACCTTGTAGGTGAACACCATGTCCGAGAGTTTGAACCCAAAATGTGGGCTGAAGACTTTGCATACTATGCTCTGCAAATCCCGTCATGTTTCTGGATGCTTGGAGTACGTCCGCACCATCAGGACGAGATGCCTGGCTTACACCATCCGCAGTTTAATCCGGATGAAGGGGCTTTGGAGCTGGGCGTACGCATGCTGGTTTCCACAGCAATTACCTACCTGCACACATAG
- a CDS encoding metallophosphoesterase — protein sequence MNQNSILVFSVVVGLIFVVADVYVLYSFRQFIRKQSYSPWWYRCMWMLSAVALAMYVVVAWRRHLFRIDGIDLKLFMAVSLWYVPKLPVALVIGIVSMVRGLRKLLRSKETQVVPDKKREDMVLISRRKLLGSTAWGMASVPFAVMANGMIRTVYDFTVVHHDLVLNSLPPGLIGYKIVQISDIHAGSFLSSDPFQEVRRIVDSINPNLVVITGDFVNAVPDELLIVQQALKKMAANFPVYATLGNHDHYNTADDHARLIQRIRGYGIDLLNNEHRLIGEGADRFVLAGIDNVGFRQNYGNIGRALQGVPPDSLTMLLAHDPTFWDKAVVGKQPVDVMLSGHTHGGQVALNVMGFTVSPANFVYEQVAGLYKKGNQLLYVNSGIGTVGPPVRIGVPPEITVFTLKSALKMSSANA from the coding sequence GTGAATCAGAATAGTATCCTTGTCTTTTCAGTTGTTGTTGGTCTGATTTTCGTGGTTGCGGACGTTTACGTGCTGTATTCGTTCCGGCAGTTCATTCGTAAACAGTCATACAGTCCGTGGTGGTATCGCTGCATGTGGATGTTGTCGGCGGTTGCCCTGGCAATGTACGTAGTTGTAGCCTGGCGCCGACACCTGTTCAGGATTGACGGAATTGATCTGAAGCTGTTCATGGCTGTTTCCCTATGGTATGTACCGAAGTTACCTGTTGCGCTGGTCATCGGAATAGTTTCCATGGTACGCGGACTTCGGAAGCTGCTCAGGTCAAAGGAAACTCAGGTTGTACCAGATAAGAAGCGGGAAGACATGGTTCTTATTAGCCGGCGCAAGCTGCTTGGCAGCACAGCATGGGGGATGGCTTCGGTACCGTTTGCTGTTATGGCCAATGGTATGATCAGAACTGTTTACGACTTTACAGTTGTTCATCACGATCTTGTTCTGAACTCACTACCTCCCGGCCTGATTGGTTATAAGATTGTTCAGATCAGTGATATTCATGCAGGGTCGTTCCTAAGCAGCGATCCGTTCCAGGAAGTACGTCGAATCGTTGATTCAATCAATCCGAATTTGGTTGTGATCACCGGGGACTTCGTGAACGCCGTACCCGATGAACTGTTGATTGTACAGCAGGCACTGAAGAAAATGGCTGCCAATTTCCCGGTATATGCTACTCTTGGGAATCATGATCATTACAATACGGCTGATGATCACGCCAGGCTTATTCAACGTATTCGAGGCTACGGCATTGACCTCCTGAATAACGAGCACCGGCTGATTGGTGAGGGGGCTGACCGCTTCGTGCTTGCCGGCATCGATAACGTTGGGTTCAGACAGAACTACGGCAATATCGGACGGGCATTACAAGGCGTACCTCCTGATTCACTAACGATGCTGCTGGCACATGATCCTACCTTCTGGGATAAAGCCGTAGTTGGTAAGCAGCCAGTTGATGTTATGCTGAGCGGGCATACTCACGGTGGTCAGGTGGCACTCAACGTTATGGGGTTCACCGTGTCACCGGCAAATTTCGTCTATGAACAGGTTGCTGGTCTGTACAAAAAAGGGAATCAGCTTCTCTATGTAAACAGTGGCATCGGAACAGTAGGCCCGCCGGTGCGGATTGGCGTGCCACCGGAAATAACGGTGTTTACACTGAAATCAGCGTTGAAGATGTCATCAGCAAATGCATAA
- a CDS encoding DUF4505 family protein, with product MTRDYYYTVDTNGNLWLDSVLQDDPNFLDYFFRRIAPVATDHYPDFPYVSRCGNEMNYVRPADTPIVFNRFDGTKLYYAGSLNVMFRPDKLYYTGDGVLYHAAPVGGVGRLVPQIAMDLAGNIEPWGPWYAYRKNDRCVVPILRLDQADNYTVLWPKDESQCIACGGNNPHGFGLTFFFDTYAGEVFSFVRPTVRMQGSLNIVHGGFVSLLLDETMGKCLSVQGVRAPTAQLNVRFHKPMLIGTEYRLRARITEQRGRKNLVHGEIRLGDDPSVLIAEASALFITLQN from the coding sequence ATGACTCGCGATTATTACTACACAGTTGATACCAATGGAAACCTCTGGCTGGATTCTGTGCTGCAGGATGACCCAAACTTCCTTGATTACTTTTTTCGCAGAATTGCGCCGGTTGCAACGGACCACTATCCCGACTTCCCGTATGTGTCACGATGCGGAAATGAAATGAACTACGTGCGGCCTGCTGATACACCAATTGTCTTTAATCGCTTTGATGGAACAAAGCTGTATTACGCCGGATCCCTGAATGTGATGTTCCGGCCTGACAAACTATACTACACCGGTGATGGCGTGCTGTACCACGCTGCCCCTGTTGGCGGTGTTGGAAGGCTGGTCCCGCAGATTGCAATGGACCTTGCAGGAAATATCGAACCCTGGGGACCATGGTATGCATACCGGAAGAACGACCGCTGCGTTGTTCCAATTCTGCGCCTGGATCAGGCAGATAACTACACTGTGCTCTGGCCTAAGGATGAAAGTCAGTGCATTGCCTGCGGTGGCAACAATCCCCACGGATTTGGTCTGACGTTTTTTTTCGATACGTATGCCGGAGAGGTGTTTAGCTTCGTGCGCCCTACTGTTCGGATGCAGGGTTCACTGAATATTGTCCACGGCGGATTCGTGTCGCTCCTGCTTGACGAAACCATGGGCAAGTGTTTAAGCGTTCAGGGTGTACGGGCACCCACGGCACAGCTGAACGTGAGGTTCCATAAGCCTATGCTGATTGGCACCGAGTACAGACTACGTGCCAGAATCACTGAACAACGCGGACGTAAAAATCTGGTTCACGGGGAAATACGACTGGGCGATGATCCGTCGGTACTTATAGCAGAGGCATCAGCCTTGTTCATTACTCTACAAAATTAG
- a CDS encoding thioredoxin family protein: protein MAATSSMMPLGTKMPEFALYDVLCEGIVSLPDKPAVATVVAFICNHCPYVHHIISEFVRFAHLAQKSGIRVIAVCSNDSVQYPDDSPEKMKEFATAHGFRFPYLVDESQAVARAFQAECTPDLYIFDAENRCVYRGRFDASTPGNGMPVTGADMYDAISSLLNGQPVSGDQFPSIGCSIKWKSR from the coding sequence ATGGCTGCTACCTCTTCAATGATGCCTCTTGGCACAAAAATGCCGGAATTTGCATTGTACGATGTACTATGCGAAGGCATTGTGTCGCTGCCGGACAAGCCCGCTGTGGCTACTGTTGTTGCCTTTATCTGCAACCACTGTCCGTACGTTCACCATATTATCTCCGAATTTGTACGTTTTGCGCATTTGGCACAAAAAAGCGGCATACGGGTTATTGCCGTATGTTCAAATGACAGCGTACAATATCCCGATGATTCGCCGGAGAAGATGAAGGAATTTGCCACGGCGCATGGCTTCCGGTTTCCGTACCTCGTTGACGAATCACAGGCCGTAGCACGAGCATTTCAGGCGGAGTGTACCCCGGATCTCTACATTTTTGATGCCGAGAACCGGTGCGTATATCGAGGTCGGTTTGACGCCAGTACACCGGGCAACGGCATGCCTGTAACGGGTGCCGATATGTACGATGCTATCAGCAGTCTTCTCAATGGACAGCCGGTCTCGGGCGACCAGTTCCCGTCAATCGGTTGTTCGATCAAATGGAAAAGCAGATAG
- a CDS encoding arginine--tRNA ligase, protein MTLKSLVENDVRRAVLRVGGAAETPIHFEIPRQQGHGHLSSTIAMSLAKDLRKAPRMIAQEIVDALGTIPMVESVQVAGAGFLNITFTPEAFHTVLTDLALSKGEIGQNSIGMGRTVNVEYVSANPTGPLHAGHGRNCALGDTIANILQWSGYTVTREYYFNNAGNQMNKLGESIAARLCEQLGKPEVLPFPEDGYHGEYIVTIAKELADRKGNELNSVIDSGNMTDLKAVARKAGEEWCFQAIKKTLQTLNINHDVYFNEDSLYSSGRVEQTIQQLRNRNLAYDKDGAVWFALSALPDDGRKTERQDKVIVKSSGEPTYRLPDIAYHVQKLERGFDVLVDIFGADHIATIPDVLAGVQALGFDAGRVRVVIHQMVTFMEDGEVVKFSKRSGKSFTLDDLIDEVGADVVRFFFVMRAPGTHLDFDLDLAKEEGEKNPVFYLQYAHARICSILRKAPGGAAPAITGVSLKGLTHAREIELITLLSRFQEVVERAAESLEPHIVAEYLRDLAATYHQFYHDCRILGSGDDTEPARLILADVTRRALKNGLTILGVTAPESM, encoded by the coding sequence ATGACGTTAAAGAGTTTGGTTGAAAACGATGTTCGCCGGGCCGTTCTCCGGGTGGGTGGGGCTGCCGAAACACCGATTCATTTTGAAATTCCGCGGCAGCAGGGCCATGGCCATCTAAGCAGCACAATTGCCATGAGCCTTGCAAAGGACCTTCGCAAGGCACCGCGCATGATTGCCCAGGAAATAGTAGATGCACTGGGTACGATCCCGATGGTAGAATCTGTACAGGTGGCTGGTGCCGGTTTCCTGAATATCACATTCACTCCGGAGGCATTCCATACGGTTTTAACAGATCTTGCTCTATCTAAAGGAGAGATTGGTCAAAATAGTATAGGAATGGGCCGCACCGTCAACGTTGAATACGTCAGCGCCAATCCTACCGGCCCACTTCATGCCGGCCATGGCAGGAACTGCGCCCTGGGCGATACCATCGCAAACATCCTGCAGTGGTCAGGTTATACAGTGACGCGGGAGTACTACTTCAACAATGCCGGAAATCAGATGAATAAGCTGGGAGAGAGCATTGCTGCCCGGCTGTGCGAACAGCTTGGCAAGCCTGAAGTACTGCCGTTCCCCGAAGATGGGTATCATGGTGAATACATTGTGACAATTGCGAAAGAACTTGCTGATAGGAAGGGCAACGAACTGAATTCCGTGATTGATTCCGGAAATATGACCGATCTCAAAGCGGTTGCACGAAAAGCCGGCGAGGAATGGTGTTTTCAGGCAATAAAGAAAACACTCCAAACTCTGAATATTAATCATGATGTTTACTTTAATGAAGATTCACTCTACTCGTCGGGTCGGGTTGAGCAGACAATTCAGCAACTAAGAAATCGTAATCTTGCTTATGATAAGGACGGAGCAGTATGGTTTGCCTTGTCCGCTCTTCCCGATGACGGCCGCAAAACTGAACGTCAGGATAAAGTGATCGTTAAAAGCTCCGGTGAACCCACCTACCGACTCCCCGATATTGCCTACCACGTTCAAAAGCTGGAAAGGGGCTTTGATGTTCTTGTTGACATCTTTGGTGCCGATCATATTGCTACCATCCCGGATGTTCTGGCAGGCGTGCAGGCACTGGGCTTTGATGCCGGCAGAGTGCGCGTGGTAATCCATCAGATGGTAACGTTCATGGAGGACGGAGAGGTTGTTAAATTCTCAAAGCGGAGCGGAAAGAGTTTTACCCTTGATGATCTTATCGATGAGGTGGGAGCCGATGTTGTACGGTTTTTCTTCGTGATGCGGGCACCCGGTACACATTTGGATTTCGACCTAGATCTTGCAAAGGAAGAGGGCGAGAAAAATCCTGTTTTCTACCTGCAATATGCCCATGCCCGGATATGTTCAATTTTGCGCAAGGCTCCGGGAGGTGCAGCACCTGCTATTACTGGCGTTTCACTCAAAGGACTTACCCATGCCAGAGAAATCGAGCTGATCACTCTGCTCAGCAGATTTCAGGAAGTAGTGGAGCGGGCAGCCGAAAGCCTGGAGCCGCACATCGTTGCTGAGTACCTTCGCGATTTGGCTGCCACATATCATCAGTTTTATCATGACTGCCGCATTCTGGGTTCGGGTGACGATACGGAACCTGCACGACTTATCCTGGCGGATGTTACGCGACGCGCTCTGAAAAACGGACTGACGATACTGGGCGTGACTGCACCCGAGAGCATGTAG
- the rsfS gene encoding ribosome silencing factor has product MTQRKITKPRTSKGRAVLCARLAAEKQATDILLLDMSDIDSSPAEFFVIGTVNSETQMRAVTDHVQRQLREARLGSPRVDGTHASSWMVLDYFDVVVHIMTHEARVHYNLERLWGDAKPYGITESGVAKALKEIPRRTGEK; this is encoded by the coding sequence ATGACACAGAGGAAAATAACCAAACCCAGAACGTCAAAAGGCAGGGCAGTACTCTGCGCCCGCCTGGCAGCAGAAAAACAGGCAACAGATATTTTGCTCCTTGATATGTCGGATATCGATTCGTCTCCGGCGGAGTTTTTTGTGATTGGCACTGTAAACAGCGAAACACAAATGCGCGCTGTTACAGACCATGTCCAGCGCCAGCTGAGAGAAGCCCGCCTTGGCTCGCCTCGTGTAGATGGCACGCACGCGTCGTCATGGATGGTGCTGGATTACTTTGATGTTGTTGTTCATATCATGACGCATGAAGCACGTGTACACTATAATCTTGAACGTCTCTGGGGTGATGCTAAGCCGTACGGCATTACCGAATCAGGTGTTGCAAAAGCCCTTAAAGAGATACCGCGGAGGACAGGAGAAAAATGA
- a CDS encoding LytR C-terminal domain-containing protein, whose product MTAGKKHSFRWIVGLGVFGLVVLIFLFAFVWRLLNPPVSPYVESGEQHSVIQMDIVNASNVNGGARTTMRFLRDRGFDVVDLSTQTPPVVSSMIIDRLGDRQSALKVAHVLGIADSLVVSSIDTMLFVNVTVLLGKDLYNLTPFQ is encoded by the coding sequence ATGACAGCAGGAAAAAAACACTCTTTCCGGTGGATTGTGGGGCTTGGAGTGTTCGGGCTTGTTGTTCTGATTTTCCTCTTCGCATTTGTGTGGCGCTTACTCAACCCGCCGGTATCGCCGTATGTGGAATCCGGTGAGCAGCACAGCGTTATTCAAATGGATATCGTAAACGCATCCAATGTGAACGGTGGGGCACGAACAACGATGCGTTTCCTGCGTGACAGAGGGTTTGATGTGGTTGACTTAAGTACTCAGACGCCACCGGTTGTATCCTCGATGATCATCGACAGGCTTGGCGACAGGCAGAGCGCTCTGAAAGTGGCACATGTCCTTGGTATTGCTGATTCTCTTGTGGTTAGTAGCATTGACACCATGCTTTTTGTAAATGTGACTGTTTTACTTGGCAAAGATCTTTATAACTTAACACCCTTTCAATGA
- a CDS encoding LD-carboxypeptidase, whose protein sequence is MQRRSFITTILASTAVPALGSAGVTVPASKSADKASSKFVLPKGLQAGARIGVACPASGVSVNELRVFEKLCLSEGYTPVMGRNIQKSIGYLSAPDQDRADEFMEFIENPEIDAIICARGGYGVMRILPMLDYKSIGQARKPIVGFSDITALLISANQLGHVVTFHGPVATSTFDSFTLNSFKEVLQASSDETTPEFSSPKITTITPGVARGRLTGGNLAVVAATLGTNYEINTRGAILFLEEINEEPYQIDRMLTHLWLAGKLQVCAGIAFGNFRNCEAKEKSISYPPHSLMRVLQDRTADLGIPVVYGLPFGHVKSKLTLPLGVRAELDATNKSLRMLDHAVQALT, encoded by the coding sequence GTGCAACGCCGAAGTTTCATAACCACCATTCTGGCTTCGACTGCTGTACCTGCGCTAGGGTCAGCAGGAGTTACTGTACCGGCATCAAAGAGTGCTGACAAAGCCTCGTCTAAGTTTGTATTACCAAAGGGTTTACAAGCTGGAGCACGAATTGGTGTGGCATGTCCTGCCAGTGGGGTTTCTGTCAACGAACTTCGTGTTTTTGAGAAGCTGTGTCTGAGTGAAGGCTACACACCGGTGATGGGAAGAAACATTCAGAAGAGTATCGGGTATCTGTCGGCACCCGACCAGGATCGGGCTGATGAGTTTATGGAGTTCATCGAAAATCCTGAAATCGATGCTATTATCTGCGCACGAGGTGGTTATGGTGTCATGCGCATTTTACCAATGTTGGATTACAAGTCTATCGGTCAGGCCCGGAAGCCTATTGTCGGGTTTAGCGACATTACAGCGCTATTGATCTCGGCTAACCAGCTGGGACATGTTGTTACGTTCCACGGACCAGTTGCTACGTCAACGTTTGACTCCTTTACACTCAACTCTTTCAAGGAAGTCTTGCAAGCGTCATCAGACGAAACGACGCCAGAATTTTCAAGTCCGAAGATCACAACAATCACGCCGGGCGTTGCGCGCGGACGTCTGACCGGCGGGAATCTGGCCGTTGTAGCTGCTACACTGGGAACCAATTACGAAATCAATACCCGCGGCGCAATTCTGTTCCTTGAAGAAATCAACGAAGAACCGTATCAGATAGACAGGATGCTAACCCATCTTTGGCTAGCCGGAAAGCTTCAGGTGTGCGCCGGAATTGCCTTTGGGAACTTTCGTAACTGCGAGGCAAAGGAAAAGTCAATCTCATATCCGCCGCACTCGCTGATGCGTGTCCTACAGGACCGAACAGCCGACCTGGGTATTCCCGTGGTGTACGGTTTACCGTTCGGCCACGTAAAAAGCAAACTCACGCTTCCCTTAGGTGTGCGAGCCGAGCTGGATGCAACGAATAAATCTTTACGGATGCTGGACCACGCTGTTCAGGCGCTAACATGA